cacaacagttgcctaactcccaggtaaataTTTACTGTTAGGCGGACAGGAACATCGAATGTGATTAAACTTGAGAGTGATTCAAGACCAAACATGAGTGTTActtcaagagtgtgtgtgtgtgtaagcaatTCAAGCTCTCGAATTCCAGTGTTATACTGTCATTCAACTACAGCTTAGTAAAGCGCCTTTACAAAACAAAACATTTCTCCGTTGTTCCGCTAAGTCTGACAATGTGTTCCGTTTCTAAACAATCGTTCATTCTTTTCCCGCAgcgcatttgtttctcgttattgcGCATGTCTGTGGCAGTGTTTACTTGTTTAGCAAAGGTCGGCCAGGCAAGAATGTACCGATATTGTAATACATTGTGGTGGGGTTGAGGCGGGGACTCTCCAAGCTTCACGAAAAAGCATTTAAAGCTGTGAGTTACTGTATGCATCACCTGACAGACAACAACTATTTTCATACTGAACGAATTATTGCTGTCTGCACAAGTGCTTCAATTAATATGCTCTCTCTTTCATAGTTTAATTAAGAAGTTTTGTATAATTGCTTTAGTGGCAATGTTGCCGGGCAACACAGACGTGGGATCACAGGAGTGCAACTTAAGATCGGACATATACATGAACCAGGTTCGAcgaatataaataggatctgccttgaATGGGTTAGTAGGCCTTCAAAAGTTTATTTTATTCAAATATTGTTCCAATGTGTTGCAGGTGGTTGCTGTGTTGTCTATTAACCTCCTTGTGTTTCGTTGCGGGTGCTTGCATGTGTTGTGTTCTGGCCATGTTATGAAAACCTTATGAGCGCCATTGTTTAAACAATCTGATATCACTTCACATTTTTTTCCCAGGGTTCCCAGTCATGCTCAGCCGTACTGTCCACCAGCATCTCGGGTGGTTCCAGGTACGAACGTGTCTGGCTGCATTATCAATGACAGTTTTGGCCCGGGTTGGGGACTAACCATTGTGTAggctgggtatataaattcggacctctgctgtggacagtcagtcacaacctgaacctccaacaccatGTTTAAGGCCGTCAGTTCCAACAAATTTATCATGTTTTTATgattttattttaaaatagtCTATGAAATCACTAGTTTAGAGACCTTGAGGAAATTTTCAAGATAACTAAAGCTTCCTAATATATTAATGTTACAAATAcgattttaagatttttttttttaagaattccCATATTTATCATATATCAAAAGCTCTacttgtgttgtgttgcaggtgtttGCTGTGTTGTCCGTCTTCCTCCTCGTGGCCTCAGCCATGGCCAGCCCCATGCCCGAGCCTGGCTATCGTCGtcatggtggctatggtggtggttatggcgggtatggtggtggttatggcggATATGGTGGCGGCTATGGCTACGGAGGTGGACATGGTGGTGGATATGGCGGCTATGGTAGAGGTTATGGCGGATATGGTGGTGGGTATGGCGGTGGACACGGCGGCTATGGATATGGAAGATAAAGGTGAGGATTATTTGTTAATGAGTTGTTATGTAATTAAGTCAGGTAATAATTATAGTTTAGTGTGAACATAACAAGTGGAAAGACGGTATTGAGGTGTTGACCTACATCCTACTCTCGCGTAGCTTCTGTTTTGGTTATTACACTACACAGCAAACTTGGGCCTCTTGCTCACTAATGTTTCGTCTCAGTGacaatttaaatattattgttaACATAAAGAACTCTGTTATATTAAGACTTAGAGGAAGGTTAAGCTGTATAGAGTAATTGTTGGATGACCTACTTCCAGGCGTTACAGGACCACAGGAATTATTTTACAAAAGAAGACATTTGCTAGATAATATAATTTCATATTTAAGATATAAAACTAAAGTTATTTTGCGAAATGTTGTCTTATGTATAAACCAGTAGTCCTATAATACAATAAAGAgtgaacatatatattatattaataacctGTAATATATACTAAAAGGAATGTCTCTATTCCAGAAGGACTCAAACCCAGCACTTTCTCGGACCTAAGCAGAGTGTCATTTCCAGGACGTTGTCACAATTATTATGAAACCTTTACATTTACTCCTACAAGAAAGACGACAATATTTTTGTACGAAAtagaataaaaaatatataatttcaagATTTGTATTATTTCTGTTTGCAAGAGAAGTAATTTTTTTATAAAGAAGCTTAGGtaaacacagcaatgtgctgctacccgatACTCTATgacagattacacagtgtagataaaaaactaggtaTAAACTTCATCTAATATCTCCTATCTTACAGgacggttagtcatacatggaatcaggagagaaaaa
The window above is part of the Procambarus clarkii isolate CNS0578487 chromosome 67, FALCON_Pclarkii_2.0, whole genome shotgun sequence genome. Proteins encoded here:
- the LOC123767520 gene encoding holotricin-3-like isoform X1 produces the protein MLSRTVHQHLGWFQVFAVLSVFLLVASAMASPMPEPGYRRHGGYGGGYGGYGGGYGGYGGGYGYGGGHGGGYGGYGRGYGGYGGGYGGGHGGYGYGR
- the LOC123767520 gene encoding neuropeptide-like protein 31 isoform X2; the protein is MFKAVFAVLSVFLLVASAMASPMPEPGYRRHGGYGGGYGGYGGGYGGYGGGYGYGGGHGGGYGGYGRGYGGYGGGYGGGHGGYGYGR